A genomic stretch from Heliangelus exortis chromosome 16, bHelExo1.hap1, whole genome shotgun sequence includes:
- the LOC139803458 gene encoding serine/arginine repetitive matrix protein 5-like produces MDMPESGNSSPAPSTNREAQAEEPICPICWGIITDEASVSRCRHTFCFSCILDWSRIRAVCPICQGPLFFLDRKVGNNDYERYRMVQYSSSAIQAEVEGDRHRFAEGMQQHPSSGIQHHASSSAAHGGSEAGALERSWLPSQDLTWHSMWQGRRYDPSSSSSSSSHQEQRAQEATRDQAPAPRPERDVATSSARSRHRVSFQREQPTRSRSRQRSRSAQHQRRWEQQRQRNSSGEGRALRHARHVQASSRRSRGHRRGPGTSFRDEQPTRSPSRRSSLTQAEQQSRRDPEARRALSPEHQVPAQPRGRQRPQRRSPISSRERQAARSRSRQRSRGPARRRAP; encoded by the coding sequence ATGGACATGCCAGAGAGCGGcaactcttcccctgctcccagcaccaacCGGGAGGCCCAGGCTGAGGAGCCAATCTGCCCGATCTGCTGGGGCATCATCACCGACGAAGCCTCCGTGAGCAGGTGCAGGCacactttctgtttttcttgtataCTGGACTGGTCCCGCATAAGAGCTGTGTGCCCCATCTGCCAGGGCCCTCTCTTCTTCTTGGATCGCAAGGTGGGAAACAACGACTACGAGCGGTACCGCATGGTGCAGTACAGCAGCTCAGCCATACAAGCTGAAGTAGAGGGAGATCGGCACCGCTTTGCAGAAGGGATGCAGCAGCACCCTTCCTCAGGCATCCAGCACCACGCTTCCTCCAGCGCTGCTCATGGCGGTAGCGAGGCCGGAGCCCTAGAGAGGAGCTGGCTCCCGAGCCAGGACCTCACTTGGCATAGTATGTGGCAAGGCCGCCGCTACgacccctccagcagcagcagcagcagcagccatcaggagcagagggctCAGGAAGCCACTCGGGACCAGGCCCCAGCCCCAAGGCCCGAAAGGGACGTCGCGACCTCCTCTGCGAGGAGCCGACACCGGGTTTCCTTCCAGAGAGAGCAGCCTACAAGGAGCCGATCCCGGCAGAGGTCCCGCAGTGCTCAGCACCAAAGACGGTGGGAGCAgcaaaggcagaggaacagtAGTGGTGAGGGGCGAGCTCTGAGGCACGCGAGGCACGTCCAAGCTTCCTCTAGGAGAAGCAGGGGCCACCGGAGAGGACCTGGGACGTCCTTCAGGGACGAGCAGCCTACAAGGAGCCCATCCAGGCGCAGCTCTCTCACACAGGCggagcagcaaagcaggaggGATCCTGAAGCCAGGCGAGCTCTGAGCCCTGAACACCAagtcccagctcagcccaggggaAGGCAGCGCCCTCAGAGGAGAAGCCCCATTTCCTCCAGGGAACGGCAGGCAGCAAGGAGCCGATCCCGGCAGAGGTCCCGCGGCCCCGCCAGGCGCAGAGCACCGTAG